In Besnoitia besnoiti strain Bb-Ger1 chromosome I, whole genome shotgun sequence, the genomic window CGAAAAGGTGGGCGGTGAATGAGACCGTCTCTGCACCGGCTGCGCGTGTCGAAAGGGCCTGGCCAATACTCCACGCCAAGAGCGTCAGGCCGCTGTTCCAGCGAAAGGTTGGGCATGCCACTACTTTCTGAGGTTGTTTGTATCCGCCTCATTCGGAGGCGCCACGATCTCGGGAAGAACGgggaaggaagcgaagcacCCTCAATCCCGCTTGCTTCATCCGTGCCCTGCGACTGCGGATGGTCACCTCGGGAGCATAAGATCGCGTCCTCAGCCGAGTCTTGAGGTGCTACTGTACCCGCGCCTGCATTACCGCCGACAACAGGCAAACCGACGGCGGAACGTGTTCTACGCCCAGGTGTCAGTAAGCGCGTCCTGCAGCAATACGAACAACGCATAAATTCTGTAGAATCAAATCCGTACCGCGCCCATATTACAGGACTGACACTGTCGTCGACACCGTCTCAGCTGATTCGTTTTCCGCTTCGCGCATGAAAAACACAAACCTGGTTTCGTAGCGTAGTGTCTGTAGCTTTACGTGTGTGCACCAGCGACTCCAGCAGAGTTCCACAAACATGCAACTGCCCTCGCAGGACAAAAAAGGCTAATGAGAGAGATCACAAATACAAGAACGAACCGTCAGTTTTGGCGGGAACTGCTTTCTAACCCGGCCAGTTCAACACTGTATTATAAACTCAGTCTGATTCATGGCTTTGCCGTTTGTATAAATCTCCTGATGCTGGTCAGTTCACTAACACCGGCCACTGCTCGCACAGGCACCTTTCGGTTCAACATTAGTAAGCACGTGCGACTAGCCATCTAGGCCGTTTCATGCCACGCACTGTAAGTGAGAAACGGAGGAAACTAATGACGCCGCGCCGGATGGATGTGGGGGTCAACTCAGGCGCATGTGCGGGTTGACTGACCGCTACATTATGGAAGACTCGAGCACTATCTGAGGCGAAACCCTTGAAACGGCACTACGCCTTGGTCCTTGGCTCAAAGGCAAGATAGCGCCTCCGAACCAGACCGGACAACTCACGGCACGGCGATATGCTGCACGAGATCGCCGGGACCCATCGAAGTCAAGCGAAAAACGACGAGGAGCTTACTCCCGAGAGATAGGAGACACCGGTGTTTTGTCCACTTGGTCGCGTGCGTGCAGAACAGGAGCCGGCGCGTGTGATGGTGGAGAGGCACTCTCTGCGACGTGTGGCTCCATGTGCCAAGAAAGACCCTCGTCGGCTGAAGTGAACTGAAGAATGGGCACAGTGCCTTGAACCTGCCACGGGGCCTGGTTCTCGGGCCTatccctctgtctctctgatCCATCGACAACAGTCGAGTGCAGCAACACCATAACTACCACAACGCCGCACCCGTGGAAATGTATCCACGTAGGACGAAGCATAGTCAAGCCTTTCATGAGGATCGACAAGACGTCTCCGGCCTGCCTGTGGGCCACCGCTGCATTCGCGCGGTTGCCTGTCGATGTTTCCCGATACGGCTTCCACCTTCGGAACGTGCGCGCTCAGAATCCGGCTCATCATTCCAAACCGCCAACCGCTAGGCATGAGTTTTTGAAATTTGAACATGTATGTGAAAGATAGTGCTGCCTGCATCCAGAAGATGGTTCCTGATACGTCCTACACGCAGAGACCAACAAACGGGCACACGTCGAGAGACTGCCTCTTTGTGATGGCATGCCGTTTGCATGCCACCGCTTGCATCTCTGCAGCCAGGTGATGCTTCATGTGATGCCGACAGATTCCTCAACAATGGGGAGCTTCGGAGATCCCTCGCTGTCGTCTCCCTCACACCAACGCAGTTTGCTGCTGTTTCCTGCCGTGACAACAGTGAGGCACGCCAAGCCAAACCTTTGAGATGAGCTTCTCTCTGCACCCGAGGCGCCAGAGCCAACAATGACGTGAATATAGACGATTGGCAGCCGGGAGCAGGCGACGGAATACGGGGAAAACACCGAAGCACTGGGACCATTTACCAGCACCGGGCTACTGGTAGGTGCTCCATGAGAGAGCCTATGCAGACGTCCCCTCAATACGCCGGTTGTAGCGCGAACTGAGACACGCCGGTCCTCTTGAAACCCCAAGCAAACCCGTATTCGTGACCCAAACCTCATTGTTACTGCGCCCGTCTGATGCATCCGTCTGCATCATGAAGAGAATGCACGTActggcagcggcgtcgctcgtccCCGGCATATGTCCAAAGCGATCGCTATGGTTCACGGCTTGGTAAAGTATTCCAGCACGGTCCTGCCACCAGTTGATGACTATGTAGCTCCGGCACGGTCATGGGTAACATGGAGACATTCTCCTTGAGCCCTCACGGGCCGATCGTTATCGTGCGTCTGCATTTGGTTGGGTGCGCCTCCTACTGGATGCGTGTCCCCAATTCACTGGAACTAAGCTGCGCCGCTTGACGGCCCATGCAAATCAGTCGAGCCCCGCTGCGCTCCTCGCGTCCGTGGCGGGTTCGCTGTCACACTTCTGCCATTGCGCGTCTCTGGAAGAGAAGACAGGATCCAAAACAGTCGAGAACTGAATGAGAAGCTAGGGGAGTCGAAATGCCGCACGTTAGTGGGCACCCCCAACGTTTtgcgcagaagcagactCGGCACTGACaaagaggggagagagagtgTGTCACGCGTCAAGGAAGCGGAAGTGCTAAGTAActccggcggccgctgcgcaaaCAGCGCGGGGGTAAGCGAACACCAGCTGGGCATCCCCCGCGACAACAACGTACGCGATACCCCCTTGGGCGAAGGACCCCAGCAGCCTACCACACCAAGGGATCAGGTGCCACGACCTGTTTCGAAGCCACTTGACACAGCTACTATTCTCGACAGTTCCCACGGCCATAACAGTGCGTCACCAAAGAAATGCCGGTTTCGATGTCGTGCATAAAAGGCTGTCTACGCTAGCTTGGCTACGACAGCACTTTCAAAAGCAAAGCGGCCTTGGAAGCGGAGCATTCGGTGTGAAACTGCAGAGAAGGGCGACCAAACATTCGCCGGTCGGGGGTTGCCCGCGACCGTCCTGCGGAGCTGCACACAAACagtgcccccccccccccccccccccccccccctttgcCGATCATTTAGATGCCGTACCGCACGGCGGCAACACTTCTGCACCGGTGTTTGCAACGTGGGGTCGCATCTGCTGGTGGACTGCTGTGCCTtgaaaaaagaaagacaCCGGTCGCGAGCCGTGCGACAGTGAGGCCGCAACTGTGCGGCACACGCTGAAGGCACAGCAACACCGCCGCCCACGGGCACTGCTCGCTCGAGCTCATCAGATCTCTtccgcgaggaggcacgGCCTCGGTACGTGCGGTAGCAACTGCGGTTTTGCGAAAGTACGCGAAACGCGGACGTATCCTTGGAGTTCAGTTCCGCGCGTGCATAAGGGCTAGCCCGATAGGCCTGGAGAATAAACGCGGACAACTGTCTCATAAATAccagacgcgcgacgcctaAGCTGTTTGTGTGTACCCATGACATTTACTGTTCTGGCGAATCCTCACTCATCGcgcccctgcgcggcgcgctgtaAGGTCTTTTTATAGGTTAAAGGGACAAGTCGGGAACACGCGCTTTGGCGTATCttcacgcggcggcgcctcggctcGCCGTCGGACAGAGCCCCGTCGTCGGCTTCATAAGGAGCAACTGCGCAAGTGTACGTATTTATAACCGTTTCTTGGGAAGCCAAAGTTTACTCGACTCCCTGCATGTCTGCACCGCGGGGCTGCCGAATCGCTCATGACGACTGAGACGCTCCAGGCTCATGGACTTCGGCCAACCGCAGAAGGAACGCCGGCTCCAATACGCGGCGTCTTGGGTGCCTCCATGACATCTCTGTGAGGTAGGGTCAGGCACAGCTGCACACTGCTACGTTGTGTGTAGGCACCCGATCAACGCCCGACGTCAGAGCGTCAGCGGCGCTACTCAGTACAGATGACTATTTCTTGCGAGCCCAAGGGATACTCGACTCTCGGCGTGTTTGTACCCTGGGGCTGCCAATTTCCGGCTCCAGGCACTTGCTCGCTGTTGCAAAGTTCACTATCGCGCTCGCTCCTGTTCACTGTCACGTGTTCGGTTTACTCGTTTGCCTCGTTTCCCTTCAGCAACGGGATGCCTACCCATGCGTGACGAACTGCAACCCACAAAGCCACGTTCACGTCCATGTACCTTGGAAGCTGTCGCCCGCTCACGGACTGAGATTTGCTCAAACCCGCCTCACTGGGATTCCGAGGTCGCGTGAACCGCCGCAGGTGCGCACAGTCTGACACCAGATGCACGTTTCCACACCCTTGCTCTCAAGCGTTTCTTTTCAAAATAGCTCCTCGTCAGCTCCGCCGCGTGACGCGGTTCAGGGGCTTCTCGTTATGAGCTTCAGCGTCCCGTTCCTCGGCTTCTGTTGACACTTGTGATGGGCTCGTCGTCGGTCCGTGTGCcaagggcggcgcggccttcagATATCTGTCGTTGCatgccttcggcgccgcaggaaaCATCTTGTGGTCGTCCTGttcccgcgtcgcctcctccggggCCGTGCGCGCCGGGTTAGTTTGTagtcgcggcgagcgccgcggcacgcgaggcgctgcggtgtccgtgcgcctggcgcggcgtTTCTCGGTTGAGGCTTCGGTTTTCTCTTCTTgttgcctcgcgccttccgcttgAGCGCGGCTGCAGTCGTCCGCCCCGcgttcggcgtcgccgctgctctcttcgccttcaccGTCTCCGTCGagtggcgccgcaggggcacacagcggaggcagctgtGACAACTCTTCTGCTGACGGCggtcgctgcagcggcccgcGGGCACCACCCTGGAAGCGTGTGCACGGAAGGAAGCGTCGGCCGCGCGCATTGCGTGCTCTCGAATCGCCCtgcacgccgcgccttcctgtCTCAGCCTGGCTCTTAtccgctgcgtcctcgtcctccttcaCCGCATgtgccgcgctcgcttcacgcctcgccgcgtcctcgcccccTCGCCGTGAGAGTTCCCCTTCTCGACTCAGTCCGGATGCCGTCGCTCGTTCCCCTCTGGCTTTCGTCTCCCCTGTGGGAtcggcggctgtcgcgccggATCCGCGTGACCGCTCCGCTCCCTGCTCTTTAGCATTGCCCCTCTGCGTGCCTTGATACTCGGCGCGTTCAACCGGCAGCTGCCTCTCGGCCGCTGGCCCCTTTGCACGCCTTCTCACTCTGGATCGCGACTCAACTCGCGCAGGCACAACGGCCTCGCCAGGCGACGCCTcacgcgaagaggcgaccCCCTGGACCTGCGCAGAGAGGGTTAAGCACGTGGACGGCGAGCCaaaggaggcgagcagagacACGAGGCCACTCACAGAAGCGGAGCCCTGAGCACACGCCGCAGGAGGCAACGCGCAGGGATCTCGGGAGGAAATTGCGGACGCGTCGGCGCAGGGGTCTGACGAGCCGCTTGCTGCCGTGGCCTGAAAACGACACAGAAAGGCGCCACAAACAATACATGCCCCGCGGCCGAACGGAGGGGGCCGCGTGCGGTGCCGCAGCCTTCAGCGCGACATAGGCACCAATACACGCCAACACCACAGCAATGCGCAGCAAGCAAAAAAGATCTCACGGCTGTGAGAACGAttccttcgttttctcccCTGCTTTGCTGTAACCTCCCACCAGAGATCGGTTCCTCTACGAAAACAGGGGCAGTCAAGCGCCATATATGCCTGTTCGTGTTCAGTCAGGCGCAATGACCGCCTCGGCCGACGGCAGACAGACGctgggagggaggcgagtgCTGAGGGACGcttcagccgcggcgcggagacaaggCTGCAATTCAGAGCGTCTAGACAACAGTCCCCGCCGCCCACACCCGAATCTTCAGATGCACTTCcacgaggccggcgcgcacACACGGGCAAATAAATTGATACATGCCCGACTACTTAGATGGATGCACACGCACTCACGAACCTCGAGACGTCGCGGTTACACACACAGCACAGCGCGCCTTCGACGCAATGGAAAAGTGCTCAGTCGCCATGAGGAAACAGGAGTAGAGCCGACTGAACACGTCATCGGTAGAGGGGACGAATGGCTGAGTACCACCTCCCTAGGCTCCGCCGTTTGTGTGTGGGACGAAGTGAATGCCTTCTGTGATTTCAAGCCGGTTCCTGCCCGCTCTCGGGCGTCGTGTCACCTTCGACTCTTCGCCTCTCACCTTCGAATTCCCCTTTTACTTAGGAGACTGATGCAGTGAAAAAAAGGATATGAAGGCTCGCGCGGTCTCCTGGCTTTATCTGCTTGGcacggcgcctctctctgcatgcctAACTGCCCATGTGCATTTCTGCTTCCATCTCAACTGAGCCCCTGGCGCGCATCCTAGGCGCCTCGTTccccttcgtctgcgccctACGCACTACAAGTATCTTTAGGCACTTTTCTCTCCGCTCgttcctctcttcgtccgTCTCCAGGCGACCCGCGCTGCATCAGTTTGACGCCACACAGTGTCGCCGTGGGGGCGAGGGGACCCTCCAACGCCGTTTGCCTTTgttcggcgcctccgcttctgGGGCCTCCCTTCGGTCTCTCGAGAACGCCTGTTTTTATTTCGTAGACGTATCGGACCTCTCCCGTTTCGTGCGCTCGGTTCCAGCCTTCTCAAcgcgtcttctcgtctcTGTCGACATCCCTTCAGCAGGCCTGGCGCCCGTGCATCGTGGCCTGCTCTCGGCAGTCTCGCGCCGTTCATCTCCGGTTTCAGTGTCGCTTGCAAAGATACTATACCCTACACCCTTCGTCACTCAGTCCCGCCCCCACTTCACCTTCCCAATCCATCGTAGCTGATTTTCTGTTGGAAGAAAGTCAGCCCTTAGGGGTGCGCAACTGGTGAATTCTAGCATCCTTCTGGTAGCGCGTCACACTTGACTGTATGAAGAGTGTTTCCAGGATTTTTGGTTTGAGGAAATTAGAGTGTTTCAAGCAGGCTTGCCGCCTTGAACACGGCTCGCGCAGTCGGTCTGCTTTCGCATCGTCTGTCGCTGCGTGGCCGTACGTCTCTCCAGCCTTCCCTCTCGCGCAAGCGCCCTTCTAACTGCTTGATTCAGATGATACAACTGCTTTTTACGTCAGTCTCAGCCCCGCCTAACATTCCCTCTCCCTCACCGCTTTTCGCGtggcctgcgcctcccgtCGTCGCTCCGCGAGTCGGGCCGCACACGCAGCTGCAAAGTCCTCAGGGTCCTCCAGCTCGACGACGTTTCTGAAGCCTCGGGGACGCGCGGCACGTGACGGATTTCTGCGCCGTCTCCCCTCATGCAACAcagctgtctcttcgtccgTGGCatccctccgcgtctcgcgtccctccgtctcctcgccttcgcgtccctctcgcgcttcgccatTCCGCTGAGGGCCGCCTctgctcgcggtcgccgtcctcggcgcctccgccccgccgcgcttGCCTGCACCGGAACGCTCCTTCTCGCTTCCAatctccttcgcgtcttccttTCTTCCATCCGGTGCCGGTGCTTCAGTCCGCCTGCCCTGCAGTGAATTTCGCCCTGcaaggcgcggccgcgaagccACCGCCTCATCCTCGATTTCTGATCCAGCCCGAGGCTCTCGCGCCAATCGCTGGGGAGACGGTGTCTCTGCGGTGTCTGTCTCGGATCTTCGCTCtgactcgccgccgctggctcTTTTTTTCAGGCTCCGCTCTCCCTTCCGCCCCCCGCCTGCGAGGTCGTtggcctcttcttccgaagaggagaagggcaCAAACGAGgcgtcggcctcttcgccttcgtcctgaTCGTAGCGCCTCGAGAGCCACacagcctcgcgcgtgagCCGCGGCCTGCTTGGCAccctcgcaggcctcgccgtccctAAGGCGCGCCTGACGACCGACCACCACGGCCGtccggtcgccgcggccgcctccgggTCGCGACGGGCCCTTGGGCGGCTCCCGACAGTCCCCGCAGAAAGCGCAGCGCAGATGTTGCCGCCCTCACTCCCTCCGAAGCTCGAGAGGCTTGTGAAGCTGCGCGCCAGGCCGCCAGCTTCGCTGGGCGCGAcagaccctaaaccctcctccgtcgccaAGGTGGTGCTGCAGGTGGggcgggggccgccgcgcgttctccaggaggacg contains:
- a CDS encoding hypothetical protein (encoded by transcript BESB_005900) — protein: MRLDKQKVVHARLMGFCERMLPKLRRGEQATEEELREAASLQMLWDQTCGVAAVAAQTPQPATGSAPSNASSGSPSSFYTTPPPPPSFSSASSPTSLSPPHWFSPSSVSCSPPSHVVLPHGTVAPSVLSRGVSGFLASSSSTLPQPAAGAAGRHRSDAHGEETVLFASCRTASYRTAAGSFSPSSFASLPQEEALFESISERSSGPRAQRAGVGEAPTHTSLFLPFFSSFSLSPSSWRTRGGPRPTCSTTLATEEGLGSVAPSEAGGLARSFTSLSSFGGSEGGNICAALSAGTVGSRPRARRDPEAAAATGRPWWSVVRRALGTARPARVPSRPRLTREAVWLSRRYDQDEGEEADASFVPFSSSEEEANDLAGGGRKGERSLKKRASGGESERRSETDTAETPSPQRLAREPRAGSEIEDEAVASRPRLAGRNSLQGRRTEAPAPDGRKEDAKEIGSEKERSGAGKRGGAEAPRTATASRGGPQRNGEAREGREGEETEGRETRRDATDEETAVLHEGRRRRNPSRAARPRGFRNVVELEDPEDFAAACAARLAERRREAQATRKAATAASGSSDPCADASAISSRDPCALPPAACAQGSASVSGLVSLLASFGSPSTCLTLSAQVQGVASSREASPGEAVVPARVESRSRVRRRAKGPAAERQLPVERAEYQGTQRGNAKEQGAERSRGSGATAADPTGETKARGERATASGLSREGELSRRGGEDAARREASAAHAVKEDEDAADKSQAETGRRGVQGDSRARNARGRRFLPCTRFQGGARGPLQRPPSAEELSQLPPLCAPAAPLDGDGEGEESSGDAERGADDCSRAQAEGARQQEEKTEASTEKRRARRTDTAAPRVPRRSPRLQTNPARTAPEEATREQDDHKMFPAAPKACNDRYLKAAPPLAHGPTTSPSQVSTEAEERDAEAHNEKPLNRVTRRS